The proteins below are encoded in one region of Caulobacter henricii:
- a CDS encoding alpha/beta fold hydrolase produces the protein MAADQFVYLHGQPGSPVELTLARPDGWTAAATLFAPDRALDRPDLALEPYLDHLAASILRRYPEGPIRLVGFSLGGYVATEIALRLAERGRGDDLNLDLISTAAPLGYGDFLPHMAGGRVFALARAQPWLFNLMTRVQGGLAALAPKTLFGQIFAGAAGADAELALDPAFQASLQRIIAHSLAKGARGYRRDIGGYVVQTPELLVTLRAPITLWCGEADTWAPSGMSHAIAEARPESRRVRSIPGHSHYSTLTVALPEIFRDLA, from the coding sequence ATGGCGGCGGACCAGTTTGTCTATCTGCACGGCCAACCAGGCTCGCCTGTCGAACTGACCCTGGCGCGTCCCGACGGCTGGACAGCTGCCGCCACTCTGTTTGCGCCCGACCGGGCCCTGGACCGTCCCGACCTGGCGCTTGAGCCCTATCTGGACCATCTGGCCGCCAGCATCCTGCGGCGATATCCTGAGGGTCCTATCCGGTTGGTGGGCTTCTCGCTGGGCGGCTATGTCGCCACCGAGATCGCGCTGCGGCTGGCTGAGCGCGGTCGTGGCGACGATCTGAACCTGGATCTGATCTCAACGGCGGCTCCGCTGGGCTATGGGGACTTCCTGCCGCATATGGCGGGCGGCCGCGTCTTCGCCCTGGCGCGCGCCCAACCCTGGTTGTTCAACCTGATGACCCGGGTGCAAGGCGGTCTCGCGGCCTTGGCGCCCAAGACGCTGTTCGGCCAGATCTTCGCCGGCGCGGCCGGGGCGGACGCTGAACTGGCCCTCGACCCGGCATTCCAGGCGAGTCTCCAACGCATCATCGCCCACAGCCTGGCCAAGGGCGCACGGGGCTATAGGCGCGACATCGGCGGCTATGTAGTCCAGACGCCCGAACTGCTGGTGACTCTGCGGGCACCGATTACCCTGTGGTGCGGCGAGGCCGATACCTGGGCACCATCGGGCATGTCGCACGCCATCGCCGAGGCCCGGCCGGAGTCCCGCCGCGTCCGGTCCATTCCGGGGCACTCGCACTATTCGACCCTGACCGTCGCCCTGCCCGAGATCTTCCGCGACCTCGCTTAG
- a CDS encoding adenosine deaminase produces the protein MTDTDLTAFVRGLPKAELHMHIEGSLEPELMFELAERNGLALPFKSVEEIRAAYAFSNLQDFLDIYYQGAGVLITEADFKDLALAYFRRLAADGGTHAEIFFDPQTHTDRGIAFDVVIKGLLAGMDEAEKTLGVTSKLILCFLRHLDEDAAFATLEQAKPWLAEIVGVGLDSSEVGHPPAKFARAFQAARDLGLKIVAHAGEEGPPAYVWEAIDLVKVDRIDHGNRALEDEALTARLVRDGTTLTVCPLSNLKLCGVKTLEEHPLKRMLDLGLKATVNSDDPAYFGGYLLENYMATATAVGLTREDLVTLAKNSFAGSFLSEAEKAERIAGVDAYAAAN, from the coding sequence ATGACCGACACCGATCTTACCGCCTTCGTCCGCGGCCTGCCCAAGGCCGAACTCCACATGCACATCGAGGGCAGCCTCGAGCCGGAGCTGATGTTCGAGCTGGCCGAGCGCAATGGCCTCGCCCTGCCCTTCAAGTCGGTCGAAGAGATCCGAGCGGCCTACGCCTTTTCGAACCTGCAGGACTTCCTGGACATCTATTATCAGGGGGCCGGGGTGCTGATCACCGAAGCCGACTTCAAGGATCTGGCCCTGGCCTATTTCCGGCGGCTGGCGGCCGATGGTGGCACCCATGCCGAGATCTTCTTCGACCCCCAGACCCACACCGATCGCGGCATCGCTTTCGATGTGGTGATCAAGGGCCTGCTGGCCGGCATGGACGAGGCTGAAAAGACGCTGGGCGTCACGTCAAAGCTGATCCTCTGCTTCCTGCGCCACCTGGACGAGGACGCCGCCTTCGCCACCCTGGAACAGGCCAAACCCTGGCTTGCCGAGATCGTCGGCGTGGGTCTGGACAGCTCCGAAGTCGGCCATCCGCCCGCCAAGTTCGCCCGCGCCTTCCAGGCGGCCCGCGACCTGGGCCTCAAGATCGTCGCCCACGCCGGCGAGGAAGGCCCGCCGGCCTATGTCTGGGAAGCCATCGACCTGGTGAAGGTCGACCGTATCGACCACGGCAACCGGGCGCTCGAGGACGAGGCCCTGACGGCGCGGCTGGTGCGCGACGGCACGACCCTGACGGTCTGCCCGCTGTCGAACCTGAAGCTGTGCGGCGTGAAAACGCTGGAGGAGCACCCCCTCAAGCGCATGCTGGACCTGGGCCTGAAGGCTACGGTCAATTCCGACGACCCGGCCTATTTCGGCGGCTATCTGCTTGAGAACTACATGGCCACGGCCACGGCGGTGGGCCTGACGCGCGAGGATCTGGTGACCCTGGCCAAGAACAGCTTCGCCGGATCGTTCCTCAGCGAGGCAGAGAAGGCTGAAAGGATCGCGGGCGTCGACGCCTATGCGGCGGCGAACTAG
- a CDS encoding DegT/DnrJ/EryC1/StrS family aminotransferase translates to MRPSPATAPVPKAITAKTRAPASPVDFDAVTEALRAAGHGPGEEAGLMSRFCQPVAVRVLSDHAQAVSVALTALGVRPGGYCVVSALACAATLKGVADAGLKPWLVDVDPFSWMFDPAHLRERLPEAPGPLEAILPAGAHGRAPDLRAWAAFRDETGLPILVEAVEAFDVIQSAPVPVIVGLPSGQGVFVACEDATPINAMDTPLFEGEAGLDLWPQKRPRLATAAQRLRVLLLDAPIGFQPGWGMSWVSETCAFSLPEDTAAGVLTKLGDAGVEAVGASFRTRDMDADETPIADRLAGSVIVVRIDPDLGLEALDDIAAVLRSAVAG, encoded by the coding sequence ATGCGTCCTTCGCCCGCCACCGCGCCCGTTCCGAAAGCCATCACCGCCAAGACCCGTGCGCCGGCCTCGCCCGTGGACTTCGATGCCGTGACCGAGGCCCTGCGTGCGGCCGGTCATGGACCCGGCGAGGAAGCCGGCCTGATGTCGCGCTTCTGCCAACCGGTCGCGGTAAGGGTTCTGTCAGATCACGCCCAGGCCGTCTCCGTCGCCCTGACCGCCCTCGGCGTGCGCCCCGGCGGCTATTGTGTTGTTTCGGCCCTGGCCTGCGCCGCGACCCTGAAGGGCGTCGCGGATGCCGGACTCAAGCCCTGGCTGGTCGATGTCGATCCGTTCAGCTGGATGTTCGATCCTGCCCATCTGCGCGAGCGCCTGCCCGAGGCCCCCGGCCCGCTGGAGGCCATCCTGCCGGCCGGTGCCCATGGCCGCGCTCCTGACCTGCGGGCCTGGGCCGCCTTTCGGGACGAGACCGGCCTGCCGATCCTGGTCGAGGCCGTCGAGGCCTTTGACGTCATCCAGAGTGCCCCGGTGCCGGTCATTGTCGGCCTGCCCAGCGGTCAGGGCGTGTTCGTCGCCTGCGAGGATGCCACCCCGATCAATGCCATGGATACCCCGCTGTTCGAGGGCGAGGCGGGCCTGGATCTGTGGCCGCAGAAGCGGCCGCGCCTGGCCACCGCCGCCCAGCGCCTGCGGGTGCTGCTTCTGGACGCGCCGATCGGCTTTCAGCCAGGCTGGGGCATGAGCTGGGTGTCCGAGACCTGCGCCTTCAGCCTGCCCGAAGACACCGCCGCCGGCGTGCTGACAAAGCTCGGCGATGCCGGCGTTGAAGCCGTCGGTGCCTCTTTCCGCACCCGTGACATGGACGCCGACGAGACCCCGATCGCCGACCGCCTGGCGGGTTCGGTGATTGTCGTCCGCATCGATCCGGACCTGGGCCTTGAGGCGCTGGACGATATCGCGGCGGTGCTGCGGAGCGCTGTCGCGGGCTAG
- a CDS encoding class I adenylate-forming enzyme family protein, whose protein sequence is MTTIASMMSADYGVMGDILRLRTAENPDHPAIIMESGEAVTYRQFDALVDRVAAALQRDGIKPGEAVAVCALSSIPYTAVFLGGLRAGVAVAPIAPSSTPEAIAGMVADCGAKLYFLDAGVAEAQTPAPVPVRLIALDGSGAGEAFDAWLAPEGAQPTLVEIAPEAAFNIIYSSGTTGTPKGIVQSHGMRWKHVFRGDAVGYGPTAVTLLSTPLYSNTTLVVFFPTLAGGGTVILMKKFDAGRYLDLAQTHRMTHTMLVPVQYRRLMERPDFDSYDLSTTHLKFCTSAPFAAHLKADVLKRWPGGLVEYFGMTEGGGTCILMAHEHPDKLHTVGRPAPGHDIRLIDEEGVQVGPGVVGEIVGRSAGMMNGYHGQPGKTAEATWISPEGERFIRTGDVGRFDEDGFLTLMDRKKDMIISGGFNIYPSDLEAEIVRHEAVAEAAVVGVPSDAWGETPVAFVALKAGTSATAEEIRTFVNGRVGKTQRIAEVHLVDALPRSHIGKVLKRELRDSWQAQSKL, encoded by the coding sequence ATGACCACCATCGCCAGCATGATGAGCGCCGACTACGGCGTGATGGGTGACATCCTGCGGCTGCGGACGGCGGAAAATCCCGACCATCCGGCCATCATCATGGAATCCGGCGAGGCCGTGACCTACCGCCAGTTCGACGCCCTGGTCGATCGCGTGGCGGCTGCGTTGCAGCGCGACGGGATCAAGCCGGGCGAGGCGGTGGCGGTCTGCGCCCTCTCATCCATTCCCTATACGGCGGTATTTCTGGGCGGGCTGAGGGCCGGTGTTGCGGTCGCGCCGATCGCCCCGTCCTCCACGCCCGAGGCCATAGCCGGCATGGTCGCGGACTGCGGGGCCAAGCTGTACTTTCTCGACGCCGGGGTGGCCGAGGCCCAGACGCCCGCACCGGTTCCGGTGCGCCTGATCGCCCTGGACGGCTCGGGTGCTGGCGAGGCCTTCGACGCCTGGCTGGCCCCTGAAGGTGCCCAGCCGACGCTCGTCGAGATCGCCCCCGAAGCGGCGTTCAATATCATCTATTCCAGCGGCACCACCGGCACGCCCAAGGGCATCGTCCAGTCGCACGGCATGCGCTGGAAGCACGTCTTCCGCGGCGACGCGGTCGGCTATGGCCCGACCGCCGTGACCCTGCTGTCGACCCCGCTCTATTCCAACACCACTCTGGTCGTCTTCTTCCCGACCCTGGCGGGCGGCGGGACCGTCATCCTGATGAAGAAGTTCGACGCCGGCCGCTATCTGGACCTGGCCCAGACCCACCGCATGACCCACACCATGCTGGTTCCCGTACAGTACCGCCGGCTGATGGAGCGACCTGATTTCGACAGCTATGACCTGTCGACCACCCATCTGAAGTTCTGCACCAGCGCCCCGTTCGCCGCCCATCTGAAGGCCGACGTTCTCAAGCGCTGGCCTGGTGGACTGGTCGAGTATTTCGGCATGACCGAAGGCGGCGGTACCTGCATCCTGATGGCTCACGAGCATCCGGACAAGCTGCACACGGTAGGGCGGCCGGCACCGGGCCATGACATCCGCCTGATCGACGAAGAGGGCGTCCAGGTCGGGCCTGGCGTGGTCGGCGAGATCGTCGGGCGGTCGGCCGGCATGATGAACGGCTATCACGGCCAGCCGGGCAAGACCGCCGAGGCGACCTGGATCTCGCCCGAGGGTGAGCGCTTCATTCGCACCGGCGACGTGGGCCGGTTCGACGAGGACGGCTTCCTGACGCTGATGGACCGCAAGAAGGACATGATCATCAGCGGCGGCTTCAACATCTATCCCAGTGATCTGGAGGCCGAGATCGTCAGGCACGAGGCCGTCGCCGAGGCGGCGGTGGTCGGGGTGCCGTCCGATGCCTGGGGCGAGACTCCGGTCGCCTTCGTGGCCCTCAAGGCCGGGACGAGCGCAACGGCGGAGGAGATCAGGACCTTCGTCAATGGCCGGGTGGGCAAGACCCAGAGGATCGCCGAGGTGCATCTGGTCGATGCCTTGCCCCGCAGCCACATCGGCAAGGTTCTCAAGCGGGAACTGCGCGACTCATGGCAGGCTCAGTCCAAGCTCTGA
- a CDS encoding 3-hydroxyacyl-CoA dehydrogenase NAD-binding domain-containing protein has protein sequence METAMTAINAVTDLTVEGDIGVVTLNSPPVNALSAAVREGLSGAFDAAIADPAVKAIVLICEGKTFIAGADITEFGKAMTGPSLQDVQNTIENSPKPVIAAIHGTVLGGGLEVALVAHYRVAVPSAKGGLPEVNIGLLPGAGGTQRLPRIVGVEKALEMVTSGQHVPAKAALAMGLFDELVEEGNLRAGAVAYAQKVLAEKRPLAKVRELNAKVEAARGKPEIFEAFRAANAKKFRGFMAPENNIKCIEAAVNLPFDEGLKAERKLFMELMTGSQSAAQRHVFFAERQAAKIPDVPDDTPLIPIKKVGVIGAGTMGGGISMNFLNAGIPVTIIEMKQENLDRGVATIRKNYENTAKKGRLTQDDVEKRMGLLTPSMHLEDLADCDLIIEAVFELMEIKKEVFGKLDKIAKPGAILASNTSYLDIDVIAASTSRPESVIGLHYFSPANVMRLLEIVRGAKTDKSVIATSMAIGKKIGKVAVLVGNCHGFVGNRMLAQRQREAQKLILEGAMPWDVDRVLYDFGLPMGPFAMSDLAGLDIGWDPAKTSYSTVREVLCEMDRRGQKNGKGFYDYDENRVAKPSAIVEEVIRDFAEKRQIQRRDITDQEILERCLYPMVNEGAKILEEGKAIRASDIDTVWLNGYGWPVYTGGPMFWGELVGLDKILAKMREFHAALGDDFKPSALLERLVAEGKGFRDA, from the coding sequence GTGGAAACCGCCATGACCGCGATCAACGCCGTCACCGATCTCACTGTCGAAGGCGACATCGGCGTCGTCACGCTGAACTCGCCGCCAGTCAACGCACTGTCGGCTGCCGTACGCGAAGGCCTTTCGGGTGCCTTTGACGCGGCCATTGCCGATCCCGCCGTCAAGGCGATCGTGCTGATCTGCGAGGGCAAGACCTTCATCGCCGGGGCCGACATCACCGAATTCGGCAAGGCCATGACCGGTCCGTCCTTGCAGGACGTCCAGAACACCATCGAAAACTCGCCAAAGCCGGTGATTGCCGCGATCCATGGCACGGTGCTGGGCGGCGGACTGGAAGTGGCGCTGGTCGCGCACTATCGCGTCGCCGTGCCGTCGGCCAAGGGTGGCCTGCCGGAAGTGAACATCGGCCTGTTGCCGGGTGCCGGCGGCACTCAGCGTCTGCCGCGCATCGTCGGTGTCGAAAAGGCGCTGGAGATGGTCACCAGCGGCCAGCACGTGCCGGCCAAGGCCGCGCTTGCGATGGGCCTGTTCGACGAACTGGTCGAGGAGGGCAACCTCCGTGCCGGTGCCGTCGCCTACGCCCAGAAGGTGCTGGCCGAGAAGCGGCCTCTGGCCAAGGTTCGCGAGCTGAACGCCAAGGTCGAGGCCGCCCGTGGCAAGCCTGAGATCTTCGAGGCTTTCCGCGCCGCCAACGCCAAGAAGTTCCGCGGCTTCATGGCCCCGGAAAACAACATCAAGTGCATCGAGGCGGCGGTGAACCTCCCCTTCGACGAAGGCCTGAAAGCCGAGCGCAAGCTGTTCATGGAGCTGATGACCGGCAGCCAGTCGGCCGCCCAGCGCCATGTGTTCTTCGCCGAACGCCAGGCCGCCAAGATCCCCGATGTACCGGACGATACGCCGCTCATTCCGATCAAGAAGGTCGGCGTCATTGGTGCGGGCACCATGGGCGGCGGCATCTCGATGAACTTCCTGAATGCCGGCATCCCGGTGACGATCATCGAGATGAAGCAGGAAAACCTGGATCGCGGTGTCGCCACGATCCGCAAGAACTATGAGAACACCGCCAAGAAGGGCCGCCTGACCCAGGACGACGTCGAGAAGCGCATGGGACTGCTGACGCCGTCCATGCACCTGGAAGACCTGGCCGACTGCGACCTGATCATCGAAGCCGTCTTCGAGCTGATGGAGATCAAGAAGGAAGTTTTCGGAAAGCTCGACAAGATCGCCAAGCCGGGCGCGATCCTGGCCTCCAATACCTCCTATCTCGATATCGACGTGATCGCCGCCTCGACCTCGCGCCCCGAAAGCGTGATCGGCCTGCACTATTTCTCGCCGGCCAATGTCATGCGCCTGCTGGAGATCGTCCGCGGGGCCAAGACCGACAAGTCGGTGATCGCTACCTCGATGGCGATCGGCAAGAAGATCGGCAAGGTCGCCGTTCTGGTCGGCAACTGCCACGGCTTTGTCGGCAACCGCATGCTGGCCCAGCGCCAGCGCGAGGCCCAGAAGCTGATCCTCGAAGGGGCCATGCCCTGGGACGTTGACCGGGTGCTCTACGACTTCGGCCTGCCCATGGGCCCGTTTGCGATGAGCGACCTGGCCGGCCTCGACATCGGCTGGGATCCGGCCAAGACCTCGTATTCGACCGTTCGCGAAGTACTGTGCGAGATGGATCGTCGCGGTCAGAAGAACGGCAAGGGCTTCTACGACTATGACGAAAACCGCGTCGCCAAGCCCTCGGCCATCGTCGAGGAGGTGATCCGCGACTTCGCCGAGAAGCGCCAGATCCAGCGCCGCGACATCACCGATCAGGAGATCCTGGAGCGGTGCCTGTACCCGATGGTCAATGAGGGCGCGAAGATCCTCGAAGAGGGCAAGGCCATCCGCGCTTCGGACATCGATACGGTGTGGCTCAATGGCTATGGCTGGCCGGTCTATACCGGTGGGCCGATGTTCTGGGGCGAGCTGGTCGGCCTCGACAAGATCCTGGCCAAGATGCGCGAATTCCACGCGGCCCTTGGCGATGACTTCAAGCCGTCGGCCTTGCTGGAGCGGCTGGTGGCCGAGGGCAAGGGCTTCAGGGACGCGTAG